One part of the Tachyglossus aculeatus isolate mTacAcu1 chromosome 26, mTacAcu1.pri, whole genome shotgun sequence genome encodes these proteins:
- the RCCD1 gene encoding RCC1 domain-containing protein 1, translated as MHSSGGRVTTLSRLPSSGPGDDPYTHSGQARRVGGAGPVIGAPHRPPADGSAQALGGGASSRVAPGRVGGGGRWAGAGAAAMGGPPGGSGAVRWVLGPEPLRLGGGAERERERERERAADAAPDGDRGHIVRVRPSWSYTAFVTGGGRGGRLVLSGSVGGGGLPSGCRDALASERHLLLLRAEGPEAGGGGGGEAEEAEEEEELQAWAAGAGLRGEPLWRRPLPPAPAPAPAPAEESPAASPELPLVRGPGWASPRPPFYRPLAGAPRVRSLALGGQHALLLAHAGALFAWGAGRHGQLGHGTLEPEREPRAVEALQGLPGARVAAGAWHSLCLTETGDVYVWGWNESGQLALPCRALSGKPSSSPPPAQAGEGAAQPGSISHDVQKPDGDGDGAEDRFITIQPFPALLDLPGEQEASNASCGSRHTAVVTRSGELYTWGWGKYGQLGHSNRASLDRAQRVEYFSQHQLRVEAVTCGPWNTYVYAVSRGPPTSPSRPGASEAAAEPR; from the exons ATGCACTCCTCCGGGGGCCGGGTGACCACTCTCTCCCGTCTGCCCTCCTCCGGACCAGGTGATGACCCATACACGCACAGTGGCcag gcgcggcgcgttggaggggcggggcctgtgatCGGCGCCCCACACCGCCCGCCCGCGGATGGGTCCGCGCAGgcgctggggggcggggcctcctcccGCGTGGCTCCCGGCCGCGTGGGAGGGGGGGG GCgctgggcgggggcgggggcggcggcgatGGGGGGGCCGCCGGGGGGGTCCGGGGCGGTCCGCTGGGTGCTCGGCCCGGAGCCGCTGCGGCTCGGAGGCGGcgcggagcgggagcgggagcgggagcgggagcgggcggCGGACGCGGCCCCCGACGGAGACCGCGGCCACATCGTGCGGGTGCGGCCCAGCTGGAGCTACACCGCCTTCGTCACCG GCGGCGGGCGGGGCGGCCGGCTGGTGCTGTCGGGCTCCGTGGGCGGCGGCGGCCTCCCCTCCGGCTGCCGGGACGCGCTCGCCTCCGAGCGACACCTGCTCCTGCTCCGGGCGGAGGGGCCCGaagctggcggcggcggcggcggggaggcggaggaggcggaggaggaggaggagctgcaggCCTGGGCCGCCGGGGCCGGGCTGCGCGGGGAGCCCCTGTGGAGGCGGCcgctgcccccggccccggccccggccccggcccccgccgaggAGTCCCCGGCCGCCTCCCCGGAGCTGCCCCTGGTGCGGGGTCCCGGTTgggccagcccccggccccccttCTACCGGCCGCTGGCCGGGGCGCCGCGGGTCCGGAGCCTGGCCCTGGGCGGACAACACGCGCTGCTGCTCGCCCACGCCGGAGCCCTCTTCGCCTGGGGCGCGGGAAG gCACGGGCAGCTGGGCCACGGGACCCTGGAGCCGGAGCGGGAGCCGCGGGCGGTGGAGGCGCTGCAGGGGCTGCCCGGGGCCCGGGTGGCGGCCGGAGCCTGgcactccctctgcctcaccg AGACTGGAGATGTGTACGTGTGGGGCTGGAACGAGTCAGGGCAGCTGGCCCTTCCCTGCAGAGCCCTGAGCGggaagccatcatcatcaccaccgccCGCCCAGGCCGGAGAAG GAGCCGCCCAGCCTGGATCGATTAGCCACGACGTCCAGAAGCCGgacggggatggagacggggccGAGGACCGGTTTATCACGATCCAGCCATTCCCTGCGCTCCTGGACCTGCCCGGGGAGCAGGAGGCCAGCAATGCCAGCTGCGGGTCCCGACATACGGCCGTGGTGACCC GCAGCGGGGAGCTGTACACCTGGGGCTGGG GTAAATACGGGCAGCTGGGCCACTCGAACAGAGCCAGCTTGGATCGGGCCCAGCGGGTGGAGTATTTCAGTCAGCACCAACTGCGTGTGGAGGCGGTGACCTGTGGCCCCTGGAACACGTATGTGTACGCCGTGAGCCGAGGGCCGCCGACCTCACCCTCCCGCCCTGGAGCATCAGAGGCTGCCGCTGAGCCCAGGTGA
- the PRC1 gene encoding protein regulator of cytokinesis 1 isoform X1 yields MRRSDVLAEEAVTCLNKALNQLREIWELIGIPEDQRLQRTEVVKKHIKLLLDRMITEEENLKGRLLKNIELCRKELDTLCQELSLEPFQEEEDTTILQLEKDLRTRVEVLQKQKKERKLELAALQEQDRDLCEILCVAPYGVDCGAVPSLDELDRFQRHLANMVELKACRMEEFVSTKRQIVMCMEELEHLPNTSFEKDVVCEEEDAFCLSLDNIAALQELLQKLRVQKAQNEAVCEGLRARILELWDRLQVPDEERAAMASYMTGSKPQVKAALQLEADRLEELKAQNMKKVIEAIRVELAQYWDKCFYSQEQRQAFTPYYDEDFTETLLQLHDAEVVQLKLYYDVHRELFDAVHKWEESWRLFLDFERKASDPSRFTNRGGNLLKEEKQRAKLQKTLPKLEEELKTQIELWEQEHAKTFLVNGQKFMEYVKLQWEMHHSEKARAKQERQQKKNRQTEEEMLYGSTPRTPSKRRGLGPATPTKIRKFTTTSISSATPNSTIRSVFCGTVCHSPVSRLPPAGGKFGQPARTPSRLGPKTPSKSRQGSNKENVELNGKFLSGGCPHSGPLQHNLGVNSVASTYSEFARELSKASRCDVLNSTNIQL; encoded by the exons ATGAGGAGAAG cGACGTGCTGGCCGAAGAGGCGGTCACCTGCCTCAACAAAGCCCTGAATCAGCTGCGTGAGATTTGGGAGCTGATCGGGATTCCCGAGGACCAGCGCCTGCAGAGGACAGAGGTTGTGAAGAAGCACATCAAG CTCCTCTTGGATAGGATGATCACAGAGGAGGAGAACTTGAAAGGGAGACTCCTGAAAAACATTGAGTTGTGTCGCAAGGAACTGGATACCCTGTGCCAGGAGCTCAGCCTGGAACCTTTCCAG gaggaggaggacacgaCCATCCTGCAGCTGGAGAAGGACCTGCGCACCAGAGTGGAAGTGCTGCAGAagcagaagaaggagaggaagctgGAGCTGGCCGCCCTCCAGGAACAGGACCGGGACTTGTGCGAAATCCTGTGCGTGGCCCCCTACGGCGTGGACTGCGGCGCCGTGCCCAGCCTGGACGAGTTGGACCGCTTCCAGCGCCACCTGGCCAACATGGTGGAGCTTAAG GCCTGCAGGATGGAGGAGTTTGTCAGCACCAAGCGGCAGATCGTCATGTGCATGGAGGAGCTGGAACACCTCCCCAACACCAGCTTCGAGAAGGACGTCGTGTGCGAGGAGGAAGACGCCTTCTGCTTGTCACTCGACAACATCGCCGCTCTGCAAGAGCTCCTgcagaag CTGAGGGTGCAGAAGGCTCAGAACGAGGCCGTGTGCGAGGGGCTGCGGGCTCGCATCCTGGAGCTCTGGGACCGGCTCCAGGTTCCGGACGAGGAGAGAGCGGCTATGGCCAGCTACATGACCGGCTCCAAGCCCCAAGTGAAAGCGGCG CTGCAGTTAGAAGCAGACCGCCTAGAGGAGCTGAAGGCCCAGAACATGAAGAAGGTGATCGAAGCCATCAGAGTGGAGTTGGCCCAATACTGGGACAAGTGCTTCTACAGCCAGGAACAGAGGCAGGCCTTCACCCCCTACTACGACG AGGACTTCACGGAGACCCTGCTCCAACTCCACGACGCCGAGGTGGTGCAGTTGAAACTCTACTACGACGTGCACAGAGAGCTCTTTGATGCGGTCCACAAGTGGGAAGAGAGCTGGAGGCTTTTCTTAGACTTCGAG AGAAAAGCGTCGGACCCGAGCCGGTTTACGAACCGTGGCGGGAACCTcctgaaggaagagaagcagcgggccaAACTCCAAAAGACTCTCCCCAAG CTGGAAGAGGAACTGAAGACCCAAATTGAGCTGTGGGAACAGGAGCACGCCAAAACCTTCCTGGTGAATGGACAGAAGTTCATGGAGTACGTGAAGCTGCAGTGGGAGATGCATCACTCTGAGAAGGCGAGGGCAAAGCAGGAAAGA CAGCAGAAGAAGAACCGGCAGACGGAAGAGGAGATGCTGTACGGGagcacccccaggacccccagcaaGCGGCGAGGGCTGGGACCCGCCACTCCCACCAAGATCCGCAAG TTTACCACCACCTCGATCTCCAGCGCCACTCCCAACAGCACTATCCGCTCTGTCTTCTGTGGAACGGTCTGCCACTCCCCTGTGTCCCGTCTTCCGCCTGCCGGAGGCAAG TTTGGCCAGCCGGCCCGGACCCCCAGCCGCCTGGGCCCCAAGACCCCCAGTAAGAGCCGGCAGGGCTCCAACAAGGAGAACGTTGAGTTGAATGGCAAATTCCTGAGCGGTGGGTGTCCTCACTCAGGCCCCCTCCAGCATAACCTCGGCGTTAATTCTGTTGCCAGCACCTATTCTGAGTTTGCG CGCGAACTTTCAAAAGCTTCCAGATGTGATGTCCTCAACTCCACCAATATCCAGTTGTGA
- the PRC1 gene encoding protein regulator of cytokinesis 1 isoform X2: MRRSDVLAEEAVTCLNKALNQLREIWELIGIPEDQRLQRTEVVKKHIKLLLDRMITEEENLKGRLLKNIELCRKELDTLCQELSLEPFQEEEDTTILQLEKDLRTRVEVLQKQKKERKLELAALQEQDRDLCEILCVAPYGVDCGAVPSLDELDRFQRHLANMVELKACRMEEFVSTKRQIVMCMEELEHLPNTSFEKDVVCEEEDAFCLSLDNIAALQELLQKLRVQKAQNEAVCEGLRARILELWDRLQVPDEERAAMASYMTGSKPQVKAALQLEADRLEELKAQNMKKVIEAIRVELAQYWDKCFYSQEQRQAFTPYYDEDFTETLLQLHDAEVVQLKLYYDVHRELFDAVHKWEESWRLFLDFERKASDPSRFTNRGGNLLKEEKQRAKLQKTLPKLEEELKTQIELWEQEHAKTFLVNGQKFMEYVKLQWEMHHSEKARAKQERQQKKNRQTEEEMLYGSTPRTPSKRRGLGPATPTKIRKFTTTSISSATPNSTIRSVFCGTVCHSPVSRLPPAGGKFGQPARTPSRLGPKTPSKSRQGSNKENVELNGKFLSARTFKSFQM; this comes from the exons ATGAGGAGAAG cGACGTGCTGGCCGAAGAGGCGGTCACCTGCCTCAACAAAGCCCTGAATCAGCTGCGTGAGATTTGGGAGCTGATCGGGATTCCCGAGGACCAGCGCCTGCAGAGGACAGAGGTTGTGAAGAAGCACATCAAG CTCCTCTTGGATAGGATGATCACAGAGGAGGAGAACTTGAAAGGGAGACTCCTGAAAAACATTGAGTTGTGTCGCAAGGAACTGGATACCCTGTGCCAGGAGCTCAGCCTGGAACCTTTCCAG gaggaggaggacacgaCCATCCTGCAGCTGGAGAAGGACCTGCGCACCAGAGTGGAAGTGCTGCAGAagcagaagaaggagaggaagctgGAGCTGGCCGCCCTCCAGGAACAGGACCGGGACTTGTGCGAAATCCTGTGCGTGGCCCCCTACGGCGTGGACTGCGGCGCCGTGCCCAGCCTGGACGAGTTGGACCGCTTCCAGCGCCACCTGGCCAACATGGTGGAGCTTAAG GCCTGCAGGATGGAGGAGTTTGTCAGCACCAAGCGGCAGATCGTCATGTGCATGGAGGAGCTGGAACACCTCCCCAACACCAGCTTCGAGAAGGACGTCGTGTGCGAGGAGGAAGACGCCTTCTGCTTGTCACTCGACAACATCGCCGCTCTGCAAGAGCTCCTgcagaag CTGAGGGTGCAGAAGGCTCAGAACGAGGCCGTGTGCGAGGGGCTGCGGGCTCGCATCCTGGAGCTCTGGGACCGGCTCCAGGTTCCGGACGAGGAGAGAGCGGCTATGGCCAGCTACATGACCGGCTCCAAGCCCCAAGTGAAAGCGGCG CTGCAGTTAGAAGCAGACCGCCTAGAGGAGCTGAAGGCCCAGAACATGAAGAAGGTGATCGAAGCCATCAGAGTGGAGTTGGCCCAATACTGGGACAAGTGCTTCTACAGCCAGGAACAGAGGCAGGCCTTCACCCCCTACTACGACG AGGACTTCACGGAGACCCTGCTCCAACTCCACGACGCCGAGGTGGTGCAGTTGAAACTCTACTACGACGTGCACAGAGAGCTCTTTGATGCGGTCCACAAGTGGGAAGAGAGCTGGAGGCTTTTCTTAGACTTCGAG AGAAAAGCGTCGGACCCGAGCCGGTTTACGAACCGTGGCGGGAACCTcctgaaggaagagaagcagcgggccaAACTCCAAAAGACTCTCCCCAAG CTGGAAGAGGAACTGAAGACCCAAATTGAGCTGTGGGAACAGGAGCACGCCAAAACCTTCCTGGTGAATGGACAGAAGTTCATGGAGTACGTGAAGCTGCAGTGGGAGATGCATCACTCTGAGAAGGCGAGGGCAAAGCAGGAAAGA CAGCAGAAGAAGAACCGGCAGACGGAAGAGGAGATGCTGTACGGGagcacccccaggacccccagcaaGCGGCGAGGGCTGGGACCCGCCACTCCCACCAAGATCCGCAAG TTTACCACCACCTCGATCTCCAGCGCCACTCCCAACAGCACTATCCGCTCTGTCTTCTGTGGAACGGTCTGCCACTCCCCTGTGTCCCGTCTTCCGCCTGCCGGAGGCAAG TTTGGCCAGCCGGCCCGGACCCCCAGCCGCCTGGGCCCCAAGACCCCCAGTAAGAGCCGGCAGGGCTCCAACAAGGAGAACGTTGAGTTGAATGGCAAATTCCTGAGCG CGCGAACTTTCAAAAGCTTCCAGATGTGA